The proteins below are encoded in one region of Apodemus sylvaticus chromosome 13, mApoSyl1.1, whole genome shotgun sequence:
- the Spry4 gene encoding protein sprouty homolog 4 — protein MEPPVPQSGVPVNPSSVMVQPLLESRAPHSRLQHPLTILPIDQMKTSHVENDYIDNPSLAPATGPKRPRGGAAELAPTPARCDQDVTHHWISFSGRPSSVSSSSSTSSDQRLLDHMAPPPVAEQASPRAVRLQPKVVHCKPLDLKGPAPPPELDKHFLLCEACGKCKCKECASPRTLPSCWVCNQECLCSAQTLVNYGTCMCLVQGIFYHCTNEDDEGSCADHPCSCSGSNCCARWSFMGALSLVLPCLLCYLPATGCVKLAQRCYDRLRRPGCRCKHTNSVICKAASGDPKASRSDKPF, from the coding sequence ATGGAGCCCCCGGTTCCCCAGAGCGGCGTCCCTGTGAATCCCAGCTCAGTCATGGTACAGCCCCTTCTTGAAAGCAGAGCGCCCCACAGCCGGCTCCAGCACCCACTCACCATCCTACCCATTGACCAGATGAAGACCAGCCACGTGGAGAATGACTACATAGACAACCCCAGCCTGGCCCCTGCCACGGGTCCCAAGCGGCCTCGGGGTGGGGCCGCAGAGCTGGCGCCTACACCTGCCCGCTGCGACCAGGATGTTACTCACCACTGGATCTCCTTCAGCGGTCGGCCCAGCTCtgtaagcagcagcagcagcacttcCTCCGACCAGAGGCTCCTAGATCACATGGCTCCACCGCCCGTGGCGGAGCAGGCCTCCCCCAGGGCTGTGCGCCTCCAGCCCAAGGTGGTCCACTGTAAGCCGCTGGATCTCAAGGGCCCAGCACCTCCGCCAGAGCTAGACAAGCACTTCTTGCTGTGTGAAGCCTGTGGGAAGTGTAAGTGCAAGGAGTGTGCGTCCCCTCGGACGTTACCCTCCTGCTGGGTCTGCAACCAGGAGTGTCTGTGCTCAGCCCAGACCCTGGTCAACTACGGCACATGCATGTGCCTGGTGCAAGGTATCTTCTACCACTGTACTAATGAGGATGATGAGGGCTCTTGCGCTGACCATCCCTGCTCCTGCTCCGGCTCCAACTGCTGCGCCCGCTGGTCCTTCATGGGCGCCCTCTCTTTGGTGCTGCCCTGTCTGCTGTGCTACCTGCCAGCCACAGGCTGCGTCAAGCTGGCCCAGCGCTGCTATGATCGCCTGAGACGCCCCGGTTGCCGCTGCAAGCACACGAACAGCGTCATCTGCAAGGCAGCCAGCGGGGACCCCAAGGCCAGCAGGTCCGACAAGCCTTTCTGA